The genomic segment AGCTGAACAGCGAAGTCTTGGATCGCCGATAGCACCGCTTCGGCAGACCGATTGGAAGGGACCACGACGCATCCGCCGCTGCCCAGCGTATGCAGGATCGTATTCAGACCGCCGATGTGATCAAAAAGCAAGAAGGCCAGCGTTCGAAGTGGTCGTCCAGCGATGCGAAATTTATCGAGCAGCCGAGTGAAGTCGTGGACCGCCGCTTTAGGCTCGCCGGTCGACCCCGATGAAAACAAAACCAGCCCCGGATGCGAGACGGACTTCAATTTGGCGTACAGCGGATGCTCGGTCGCCGCCGTGCTGTGGAGCTTATGGATCGAGATTGATTCGTCACGAGTGATCTCGATTGCAACCTCGCAGCGGGCGAGTTGTTCATAGGTGTGGCGTTTGTTTCGCAGCGATTCCGACATCGGGACGATGATGGCACCACGCTGGATCAACGCGAGCAGCGCGGCGACGCCGTGTGGTGAAAAATCGGCGACCAGGGTGGTTGCGGTTCCTGCGTGAACGGCCTGTTCACTGAGTCGAGTGTCCCACTGGCCAATGGCGTCGAGCAACCAAGCATACGAGAACGATTGTCCCTGCCAAACGATGGCGTCATTGTCCGAGACTTGGCGAAAACGTTCTTGTAGAAAGCGTGTCGGCATTGGGGGGGTGGCAGGCTTACACGCCGCCTAGGTAGATGATTTGTCCAGTGATGAAATCGCTTTCCGGGCGAAGGAAAAATTCGACAACGTTGTAAACATCCTCGGCGGTCCCGAGTCGCTTGATGGCTTGGCGGTCGATCAATTGGTCAACTTTTTTCGCAGGCACACCACGTATCAAATCGGTTTCGATTGGCGACGGGCCTACGGCATTGACGGTGATTCCGGAACTGGCAAATTCGCGAGCGAGGACTTCGGTCAGGCTGACCACGGCGGCCTTGGACGCTGCGTAGGCCGATTCGCCCTCGAGCTTCAGCGGTGCTGCCACACTTGCCATGTTGACGATGCGGCCGCTGCGATTGGCAAGCATCAGTTTGGCGGCTTCCTGGCAAAACAAAAAGGTGCCGATCACGTTGGTTTCAAAAACCGATCGCACGGATTCAATCGGCGTTAGCAGGCTGTGGTTCATCGATGCGATCCCCGCATTGTTGATCAGCGCGTCCAGCCGGCCATGTTGCTGTTTGATCTCGTGAAACAGTTGGCGAACCGCCGATTCATCGGACACGTCCACGCGGTGGTGGGTGTAGCGATGAGAGGAGTCGGCGGCAATTCCTTCGGGCATCGCGGCACTGCGGCTGCAGCCAATCACGATGTCACCGCCGGACAAGAATCGCTCGGCCAGATGACGTCCGATGCCTCGGCTTGTCCCGGTGATCAGGACGATGCGTTCATTTTGCGGGGGCGCTGGGTTAGTCATCGGTGGATGTTTCAACGACTTTGGTCGCGAAAGCGACAAGCGTGGCGACGTTCTTGAACGGGCTGCGTGTTTCGGACATCGCTTTTTCGTCGGACAAACGGATCGGCCGGCCGAAGGATTCCGACAGCGAGGTTTCCAGATTCACCAACAGCGTCACCATCTCGATGGAATCGAGTGAGCTTCGCGAACCAACCAGCGGCGTGCCAGGATCAAAATCCAGCTGCTGTTCCTCCGGCCGTTCGTCGTTGAGGTCCTGAAAAACAGCGGCAAAGATTTCGGTAATTTTCTCGCTGGAATTCATGACTCGGTGGATCGGCAACAAAACAAGAAGGGGGGCACCCTTTAGCTAAAGGAACAAACGCGGTGAGGAAGTTCCACGCCGCGCCCCTCAGTCTAGTTGTATCCGCCTCAGCTTGAAATTGGGGGCCGAGTAGGCCGCTCAGTCTTCTCGCCGGCATTCATAAACGCGTCCGGTCCACCGTTTCCGACGGGGGAGTGCTTCCTCGCTGCGAATGCTGTGTTGCAGCTTCGGGGTTTGGGCCCGCGAAGGGGGGCGTCGCAAGGCATCAGGGGAAGAAGTAGCGGATCCAGTTTCTCACGCCTTGCCCTGGTACATAGGCGACCGGTTGGCCCCACAATCCTTGGCCGACTTGGACGAGGTTTCGCTCTTGTCCCAGGGTGAACAGCGATCCGATCGGTGCCGCTGAACCAGGTGTGATCGGAGTCCCGTAGACCGCAGACGGGGCGACCGCCATCGACGGAGCCGGGGCAAAAGTCGGAGCGGGAGCGATTGTCGTCGGTAGGGTCGCCGGAACGGCGCACGGGTCCGCGGCGTAGTAGCTGACGGGCATGTAGGGTGATGCGCAGGCGGCAGTGTAGCTGCTCGGAGCGCTGATGCACGGAGAATTGCTCATCGTTGCGAACTCGGTTTGCAGTTCAGGCTGAGCCAACGGCGTTAAATCACTGCTGCTGTTGGGGGAATAGGGAAGCGTGTTTTGGCCGCTGGAACCGGACGCCAGCGGCGGTGGCGCGGGCGAAAATCCGTTCGAGTTTCCAGGAAACGAAGATGGCGGATTGGTCGAAGCCGGGGGCGACGGCATCGTCGACGGTGGCAGCGATGGTGCCACCGGTTGCGTGGTGGGCGGTGGCGTGAAGCTGCTCGGAGGCGGCGTGTTGCTTGACGGGTTGGGGGGAACCGCAAAGCTGTTGGGCGGCAACCCCATCCCGCCACCGCTCGGCGATGAGTCCGGCGGCAATTGCGGTGCGGTCACCGTTTGTTGCATCATCGCTTGGCGAATTTGCGAGCGTTCGTAATCGGAATTGGCGGCCGCGTTGTGGGAAACTCGCGACGATTGGAATGCGTTGCCACTGGTTTGGTACGCGGTTTCACGAAGCGAGGTGCGGGAATCGCTGGACCGGTAGCGATCGACGGCGCTGGGCGAGCCGATGGGGCGAAGGCGAGTTTGAGGGGTGTCAATCGATGCGGCAGCGCTGTTTGGGAATGAAGCGGTTTGCCCCTGGACACTCGCCGGTAGAGCGGCGGCAATCGCCAGAGGAACGAGCATCCATAATGTGTGTCGAAGCATCCGTGTACCTTGTCCAGAGTTAGCATCATCGTTGACGCTCGATTGTTATTCTTTTTCTCCCATCCAATGCAAGACTGATGCCGGAACAAGAATTTTGCTCAAGTCCAGCAAAAATGACGTTTTAGCGCCGAAAGCCCCACCCGTTTTTACAATTGCGTTTGTAGGACTTTCAAAATCAACGTGGAAAAGGCTTCCGGCTCTGTCATCCCAATTCGGTCAATGGAATGACGTAGCGGGACTTGTCAACGGCTTGTTTATTTAGTCGTACGATGGACTTCCTAGTCCGTCGAATGCGCCATTGACGGACTAGAAAGTTCACCATACACCCCTTGCCGCAGGAGACTTCATTAAATCAACAAGCCGTCAACGACTTGTTGATTTATTGAGCCGTGACGCGTCAGCGGCCGGGTCCCACGCGATACCCGGTGCCTTACGGCCCACGGCTCACCATTGCAATTCGGATTTGGACTAAATCAACAAGCGGTCAAGACTTTCGGCAGCATGGCATAGCCCATTCGAAGTTCGAAATTCTTCACGAATTCCGCTACCAAGTTTCCGCCTCGGATGCTTTTTTAGACAGTGCCTAGCACGGTGAGCGATTGTCAGGCTGCAAATGACAGCGTGTGTGTTTCGTAGTTACGCTCGCCAAAGCGTGGATCGTTAGCGCGGAAATGCGACTCACCACCTTCTGGCAAAGGTCGCTACTGGAAAATCATTCACGGCGTTGGATGCTTGCCAACGAACCGCACGATGACCGCAAGTGCGACGGTCCCCATGATCAGACAAATCCAAGGCGAAACCCCCAGGACTGCGGGAATTGAGCCCATCGCGACACAGACCAACGCGACGGTAATCGCATAAGGCATCTGCGTGCGGACGTGTTGCAGGTGGTCACACCCACAGGCTCGACTAGACAGGACAGTGGTGTCCGAGATCGGAGAGCAGTGGTCGCCGAAGATCGCGCCGGCCAAGACCGACCCGGTCGTTGCCAAACAGATCGCGCCACCGGGGCCGCCGCTCGGGGCGAGGTCCAGCGAAAGCGTGACTGACAGTGGCGTCAGGATGGCCATCGTCCCCCAGCTGGTACCGGTTGAAAAGGCGACAAAGCCAGCGAGTGCGAAAACCACGGTGGGAAGGGCGCGAGGGTCGAGTCGATCCGAGAGTAGACTCGATAGATAGTCGCCCGTTTGAAGTGCGTCTTCCCCCGTCATCCCGCTCAACGCCCAGGCGAGCCAGAGGATGATCATCGCTGGCATCATTTGCCATCCGCCTCGCAGCGTTCCCATGGCAAGCGTCTTGAGATCGCAATTGCCAAAGATCGCGTGGGTCAGCCAAGCGGTCGCCAGCCCCACGGCGCCACCGAGGATTAAGGCAAGGTAAGACTTACCATTACCGAGGATTTCGATCGTATCCTGCAGCACGCCATTGGATGTGGTGCTTGGCTCCGCCGGCCATCCGGTCACCACCAGGGTTGTTCCAAGTGCCGCGACACAAGCCACGATCGACAACACCGCCGCAAGCCACAGACGGGGTGGGTACGTCGTGGTGGTTTCCTTACTTGCCGCGGCCGAGTCGGCAGCAAGCTCGCGAGGTGTTTCTTCGGCTCGTTTCATCGACGCGAAATCGCGACCGGTGATCGAGATCAAAAACACCATCACGATTGCCAGGATCGGATAGAAACGATAGGGAATCGATTGGATGAACAACGTGAAACCCGCTGACGGTGTCGTGATTCCTGCGTCGGCGAGCCCTTCGCTCATGTAGCTGATTTCGATCGCCGCCCAGGTGCTGACGAGTGAAAGTCCTGCGACAGGCGCGGCGGTGCTATCGACAAGGTAGGCGAGTTTGGCTCGAGAAAGTCCGTAGCGATCCGCGGTGGACCGCATTGTTCCACCGATCAGCAGCGTGTTGGCGTAATCGTCAAAAAAAATCGCCAGCCCGCTTAGCGAGATCATCGCTTGGGCACTTCGTCGCGACCGAATCCATCGAGAAAGCTTCGCGATCAACGCCGCGATCCCACCGCCCATCTCCATCACGCCGACCATCGCGCCAAGCAGCAGCGTGAACGCGAGTGTTTGCAGGTGATCAAAATCGCGAAGGCTGCTGTCGATCGCGCCGGCAAAGATGGCAAACGAATCGAGGAGCGATTTTTCTGGATTGGCGCGCGCAAGCAGCACCGCGCCGGCGAAGACGCCCGCTGCAAGAGGGAAGACAACTTGACGCGTTGCAATGGCCAGAAGGATTGCAACCAATGGTGGCACCAGGCTCTCGAATCCGTGCTGAATCGGATCGGCCAAGTCCAGCATGCTTAGTTTTTCGCTCCGGCGGTGCCGAGAACGGGAGGAACTAAGAAGCAGTCATCGTCGCGTGCCGGAGCGTTTTGCAGAGCTTGGTCGTTGGTCAAGCTTGGCTGCAATTCATCGGCGCGCCAGCGATTGTCGACGTCCAGCGCCGTTGTCATCGGTTCGATGTCCTCGGTATCGAGTTCAGACAATTGCTCAACGAACCCCAAGATCTTAGTGATCTGGGGGCCGATCGCATTGACTTCGTCGTCGGAAAGCTCAAGGCGAGCCAGCATCGCTAGTCGCCGAACATCATCCGCAGAGAGGGCCATCGATTTTCCTCGTCAT from the Novipirellula caenicola genome contains:
- the gatC gene encoding Asp-tRNA(Asn)/Glu-tRNA(Gln) amidotransferase subunit GatC; translation: MALSADDVRRLAMLARLELSDDEVNAIGPQITKILGFVEQLSELDTEDIEPMTTALDVDNRWRADELQPSLTNDQALQNAPARDDDCFLVPPVLGTAGAKN
- a CDS encoding Na+/H+ antiporter NhaC family protein, producing the protein MLDLADPIQHGFESLVPPLVAILLAIATRQVVFPLAAGVFAGAVLLARANPEKSLLDSFAIFAGAIDSSLRDFDHLQTLAFTLLLGAMVGVMEMGGGIAALIAKLSRWIRSRRSAQAMISLSGLAIFFDDYANTLLIGGTMRSTADRYGLSRAKLAYLVDSTAAPVAGLSLVSTWAAIEISYMSEGLADAGITTPSAGFTLFIQSIPYRFYPILAIVMVFLISITGRDFASMKRAEETPRELAADSAAASKETTTTYPPRLWLAAVLSIVACVAALGTTLVVTGWPAEPSTTSNGVLQDTIEILGNGKSYLALILGGAVGLATAWLTHAIFGNCDLKTLAMGTLRGGWQMMPAMIILWLAWALSGMTGEDALQTGDYLSSLLSDRLDPRALPTVVFALAGFVAFSTGTSWGTMAILTPLSVTLSLDLAPSGGPGGAICLATTGSVLAGAIFGDHCSPISDTTVLSSRACGCDHLQHVRTQMPYAITVALVCVAMGSIPAVLGVSPWICLIMGTVALAVIVRFVGKHPTP
- a CDS encoding SDR family oxidoreductase, which codes for MTNPAPPQNERIVLITGTSRGIGRHLAERFLSGGDIVIGCSRSAAMPEGIAADSSHRYTHHRVDVSDESAVRQLFHEIKQQHGRLDALINNAGIASMNHSLLTPIESVRSVFETNVIGTFLFCQEAAKLMLANRSGRIVNMASVAAPLKLEGESAYAASKAAVVSLTEVLAREFASSGITVNAVGPSPIETDLIRGVPAKKVDQLIDRQAIKRLGTAEDVYNVVEFFLRPESDFITGQIIYLGGV